A genomic segment from Salvia splendens isolate huo1 chromosome 13, SspV2, whole genome shotgun sequence encodes:
- the LOC121760198 gene encoding cytochrome P450 736A117-like has product MSILLILITLFLSSWMLKKYILNHHPSNKQPPSPPKLPVIGNLHQLSALTHRSLQTLGAKHGPVMLLQFGSNPVLVIQSADTAAQIIKEHDLVFSDRPHTSSTRRLMYDLKDVIIAPYGEYWRKLKSIFVLQLLSNKRVQSYKFIREEETALLLEEIDSCCLSETAVDLSQLFDLHSNNVICRAAFGRRFVGGRFAVVLRELLRLMATVEIGEFVPWLSWISRVNGFDRRVEKVREEVDEFLEMVVEEHISRGLESGCDGNKNNENFVDILLKDSSIDRDGIKAILLDMLAGGTDTTSSTLEWAMTELIRNPIVRMKLQTEVREIVKDRQVITDDDLGKMQYLKAVIKETLRLRAPVSLLGRVTREDITVMGYDISANTLVLVNTWAIGRDPTSWEEPEMFHPERFLNSLLDFNGLDFKFAPFGHGRRGCPGIALAIASVEVVLANLMHKFEWKLPMGAKCEDLDVMEQPGVTLHRKNPLLVVPTPIGT; this is encoded by the exons ATGTCAATTCTACTTATTCTCATCACATTATTCTTGTCATCATGGATGCTCAAGAAATACATATTGAACCACCACCCTTCAAACAAACAACCACCATCTCCACCGAAGCTCCCGGTGATCGGAAACCTCCACCAGCTGAGCGCGCTGACCCACCGCTCCCTCCAAACCCTAGGCGCGAAGCACGGGCCGGTCATGCTCCTCCAATTCGGCAGCAATCCCGTGCTGGTTATCCAATCAGCCGACACAGCTGCACAGATCATCAAAGAGCACGACCTCGTCTTCTCCGACAGGCCCCACACGAGCTCCACGCGCCGCCTCATGTACGACCTGAAGGACGTGATCATCGCCCCCTACGGGGAGTACTGGCGGAAGCTGAAGAGCATATTCGTTCTTCAGCTTCTCAGCAACAAAAGGGTTCAATCTTACAAGTTTATTAGAGAGGAAGAGACAGCTCTCTTGTTAGAAGAGATTGACTCATGTTGTTTGTCTGAAACGGCGGTGGATTTGAGCCAACTGTTTGATTTGCACTCAAATAATGTGATCTGCAGAGCTGCTTTTGGGAGGAGGTTTGTGGGAGGGAGGTTTGCGGTGGTGCTGAGGGAACTTTTACGGCTGATGGCGACTGTGGAGATCGGGGAGTTTGTTCCGTGGCTTTCGTGGATTAGTCGGGTTAATGGGTTTGATAGGAGAGTTGAGAAGGTGAGAGAAGAGGTTGATGAGTTCTTGGAGATGGTGGTTGAAGAGCACATCAGTAGAGGCTTGGAGAGTGGATGTGATGGAAACAAAAACAATGagaattttgttgatattttgctTAAGGATTCTTCCATTGATAGAGATGGTATCAAAGCCATCCTTCTG GACATGCTTGCTGGTGGAACAGACACAACATCTTCGACTCTTGAGTGGGCGATGACAGAACTCATACGAAACCCTATAGTCAGGATGAAGTTGCAAACAGAAGTACGGGAAATCGTCAAAGACAGACAGGTCATAACCGATGATGACTTAGGGAAAATGCAGTATCTGAAAGCCGTGATCAAGGAAACCCTACGCCTGCGTGCTCCAGTCTCACTACTAGGGCGAGTAACTCGAGAGGACATAACAGTTATGGGTTATGACATCTCGGCCAACACATTGGTCCTCGTCAACACATGGGCCATAGGCAGAGATCCTACATCTTGGGAGGAACCGGAGATGTTCCACCCAGAGAGGTTCCTAAATTCTTTGCTAGACTTCAATGGTCTCGATTTCAAGTTTGCCCCGTTTGGGCATGGGAGACGAGGCTGCCCAGGGATCGCGCTTGCAATAGCAAGCGTTGAGGTCGTGCTAGCAAATCTTATGCACAAGTTCGAGTGGAAACTGCCAATGGGAGCTAAATGTGAGGACTTGGACGTGATGGAACAGCCTGGTGTTACTCTTCATAGGAAGAATCCTCTTCTTGTTGTACCAACTCCGATTGGAACATAA
- the LOC121762897 gene encoding uncharacterized protein LOC121762897 isoform X3 has protein sequence MISSANPVIFGLLAEPDPHLTKKMENHGNLPSFWDLFLKTHRLKDSYELCSQQAKEIERVLARAEELCAEGEDPDYDAIFLELFGRVKKRKQVPGAGQVTSLYFPFATSSAAGSASSGSSCLSTEQVDELLERRVQPLPQEIEELRELVKVLSRQVQASSRV, from the exons ATGATTTCATCGGCAAATCC GGTTATATTTGGCTTGCTGGCTGAACCAGATCCACATCTTACCAAAAAAATG GAGAACCATGGAAATCTCCCTTCATTTTGGGACCTATTTCTCAAGACTCATAGGCTAAAGGACTCATACGAGTTATGTTCACAACAAGCAAAAGAAATTGAG AGGGTTTTGGCAAGGGCTGAAGAGTTGTGTGCTGAAGGGGAAGATCCAGATTACGATGCAATCTTTCTCGAGCTTTTTGGGAGGGTTAAGAAAAGGAAACAGGTTCCTGGAGCTGGGCAAGTGACAAGCTTGTATTTTCCATTTGCTACAAGCTCAGCTGCGGGCTCTGCATCTTCCGGCTCGTCATGCCTCAGCACTGAGCAGGTTGATGAGCTTCTCGAGCGACGAGTACAACCTTTGCCTCAAGAGATCGAAGAATTGCGGGAGCTAGTAAAAGTCCTCAGTCGGCAAGTTCAAGCAAGTTCAAGAGTCTAG
- the LOC121762897 gene encoding uncharacterized protein LOC121762897 isoform X1: MLCTIKSTEEKSSKLETLVIFGLLAEPDPHLTKKMENHGNLPSFWDLFLKTHRLKDSYELCSQQAKEIERVLARAEELCAEGEDPDYDAIFLELFGRVKKRKQVPGAGQVTSLYFPFATSSAAGSASSGSSCLSTEQVDELLERRVQPLPQEIEELRELVKVLSRQVQASSRV; this comes from the exons ATGTTATGCACAATAAAGTCGACTGAGGAGAAGTCATCTAAGCTTGAGACATT GGTTATATTTGGCTTGCTGGCTGAACCAGATCCACATCTTACCAAAAAAATG GAGAACCATGGAAATCTCCCTTCATTTTGGGACCTATTTCTCAAGACTCATAGGCTAAAGGACTCATACGAGTTATGTTCACAACAAGCAAAAGAAATTGAG AGGGTTTTGGCAAGGGCTGAAGAGTTGTGTGCTGAAGGGGAAGATCCAGATTACGATGCAATCTTTCTCGAGCTTTTTGGGAGGGTTAAGAAAAGGAAACAGGTTCCTGGAGCTGGGCAAGTGACAAGCTTGTATTTTCCATTTGCTACAAGCTCAGCTGCGGGCTCTGCATCTTCCGGCTCGTCATGCCTCAGCACTGAGCAGGTTGATGAGCTTCTCGAGCGACGAGTACAACCTTTGCCTCAAGAGATCGAAGAATTGCGGGAGCTAGTAAAAGTCCTCAGTCGGCAAGTTCAAGCAAGTTCAAGAGTCTAG
- the LOC121762897 gene encoding uncharacterized protein LOC121762897 isoform X2, producing MQIFVNEFLYRVIFGLLAEPDPHLTKKMENHGNLPSFWDLFLKTHRLKDSYELCSQQAKEIERVLARAEELCAEGEDPDYDAIFLELFGRVKKRKQVPGAGQVTSLYFPFATSSAAGSASSGSSCLSTEQVDELLERRVQPLPQEIEELRELVKVLSRQVQASSRV from the exons ATGCAGATTTTCGTTAATGAGTTTCTCTATAGGGTTATATTTGGCTTGCTGGCTGAACCAGATCCACATCTTACCAAAAAAATG GAGAACCATGGAAATCTCCCTTCATTTTGGGACCTATTTCTCAAGACTCATAGGCTAAAGGACTCATACGAGTTATGTTCACAACAAGCAAAAGAAATTGAG AGGGTTTTGGCAAGGGCTGAAGAGTTGTGTGCTGAAGGGGAAGATCCAGATTACGATGCAATCTTTCTCGAGCTTTTTGGGAGGGTTAAGAAAAGGAAACAGGTTCCTGGAGCTGGGCAAGTGACAAGCTTGTATTTTCCATTTGCTACAAGCTCAGCTGCGGGCTCTGCATCTTCCGGCTCGTCATGCCTCAGCACTGAGCAGGTTGATGAGCTTCTCGAGCGACGAGTACAACCTTTGCCTCAAGAGATCGAAGAATTGCGGGAGCTAGTAAAAGTCCTCAGTCGGCAAGTTCAAGCAAGTTCAAGAGTCTAG